The Flavobacterium sp. 1 genome contains the following window.
TCTTGCTGTTTTCCCTGGAAATCAAGGAGGTCCTTTAATGCATATTATTGCAGCAAAAGCAGTAGCTTTTGGAGAAGCTTTGCAAGATGAGTTCTTTACTTATGCTTTGCAATTGCAAAAAAATGCAAAAGCAATGGCCGATGCTTTCGTAAAAAGAGGATACAATATCATTTCTGGAGGAACAGACAATCACATGATGTTAATTGATCTTAGAAATAAAAACATTTCTGGTAAAGATGCTGAAAATGCATTGGTAAAAGCAGAAATCACTGTAAATAAAAACATGGTTCCATTTGATGATAAATCACCATTTGTAACTTCAGGTATTCGTGTGGGAACTGCAGCAGTTACTACTCGTGGTCTTGTGGAAGAAGATATGGAAACTATTGTTGATTTAATCGACAGAGTATTGTCAGATCATACTAACGAAGATGTTATTGAAGCTGTTGCCAGCGAAGTGGACGAAATGATGAGCGAAAGAGCTATTTTCGTATTCTAAAAAAGTTTAATCGTTTAAAGGTTTAAAAGTTTAAAGTTTTGTGTTTGCCAAAAGCATTCCAAAACTTTAAACTTTTTCGGTTTTATTGATTAAGTCTGAATTCTAAAATCTGCATTCTAAAATCTAAAATTTTAAATATGGGCGTATTACGATTACAGCTGCCAACCGATCCTAGATGGGTAAATATTGTAGAAAAAAATATAGAAGAGATTCTTACCGATCATGCTTGGTGTGAGCAAAAAGCAGCTACCAATGCTATTACAATTATAACGAATAATTCGGAGCATCAGGATTTGGTAAAGGATTTATTGGCTTTGGCCAAAGAAGAAATCGATCATTTTGAGCAAGTTCATAACATTATCATCAAACGCGGATTGAAATTAGGCCGCGAGCGCAAAGATGATTATGTAAATGAATTGTATTTGTACATGAAAAAAAGCGGCGACGGAAGCAGAGTTTCGGGTTTGGTGGAGCGTTTGCTGTTTTCGGCTATGATTGAAGCCAGAAGCTGTGAGCGTTTCAAAGTTTTATCCGAAAATATAAAAGACGAAGAATTAGCTGTTTTTTACAGAGAATTGATGGAAAGTGAAGCAGGACATTATACAACATTTATAACTTATGCCAGAAAATATGGCGTTGGAATCGATGTAGAAAAACGCTGGAGAGAATGGCTTGCTTATGAAGAATCTATCATTGCCAATTACGGTAAAGGAGAGACAATTCACGGATAATTTCATTGTTTTTAAACTAAGATTGTTGATAAATGGATAATTAGTTTTCACATGTCTTTCATTAGTTCGCTGTCAAAAACGCTATATTTGAGAGTCACCAAAATGTAACGCCATGAGAATAGAAACTGATTTAAAATTAGGGTTTAAAGACGTAATGATTAGACCAAAAAGGTCCACTTTAAAAAGCAGATCTGAAGTCTCTTTGGAACGGAATTTTAATTTTTTGCACAGTACAAGTGCTTGGACAGGAATTCCAATTATGGCTGCCAATATGGATACGGTTGGAACATTTGAAATGGCAGCAGTTTTGGCCAAAGAAAAGTTGTTTACAGCCATTCACAAGCATTATTCGCCGCAGGAATGGAATGATTTTCTGCAAAAAGTTTCTCCAGATTTCTATAATTATATTGCAATAAGCACAGGGACAGGAAAAGAAGATTCTGTAAAAATAGGTGCTATTATAAAAACAAATCCACTGCTAAGATTTATTTGCATTGATGTTGCCAATGGTTATTCCGAGCACTTCGTTCAGTTTTTAAAGCAGACACGAAAACAATACCCAGATAAAGTTATTATTGCCGGCAATGTCGTTACTGGCGAAATGGTTGAAGAACTGTTGCTGGCTGGAGCCGATATTGTAAAAGTCGGAATTGGCCCTGGTTCTGTATGCACAACTCGTGTAAAAACGGGCGTTGGATATCCGCAGCTTTCGGCAATTATAGAATGTGCTGATGCAGCGCACGGTTTAGGCGGACACATTATCAGCGATGGGGGATGTGCTATTCCCGGTGATGTTGCTAAAGCTTTTGGAGCGGGTTCTGATTTTGTAATGCTGGGTGGTATGCTGGCCGGACATGAAGAAAGCGGAGGCGAACTAATTGAAATCAGTGGACAAAAATTCAAACAATTTTACGGGATGAGTTCTACCACCGCAATGGATAAACATGTTGGCGGCGTAGCAGAATACAGAGCTAGCGAAGGAAAAACAGTTCAAGTGCCTTTTAAAGGTCAGGTTATAAATACAGTGCTGGATATTCTGGGAGGCCTGCGAAGTACTTGTACTTATGTTGGTGCTTCAAGATTAAAAGAACTTACCAAACGAACTACATTTATAAGAGTAAGCGAGCAGGAAAATCAGGTTTTTACCAATTAATTTCAAGAAAAATATTTCTTAACTAAATATGATTGCAATTTCAGAAGCGGCTAAAAACGATATAAAAACAATTCAGAATATTGTTTATAAAACCTGGCCAATAACTTATGGCGAAATTCTATCTGAAGAACAATTACAATACATGCTGGATTTGTTTTATTCGGAAGAAGCTCTAACAGCTCAATTTGATAAAAAAGAGCAATTGTTTTATTTGATTACCGAAGAAAAATCAACTTTGGGATTTATTGGAATTGAACACAATTATCAAGATGAAAACATTACCAAAATTCATAAAATTTATATTCTGCCAGAAACCCAAGGCAAAGGAATAGGGAAATTTGCTATTGAAGCCATCGAAAAATTTGCTTTAGAAAATAGTTCGGCTTCAGTTATATTAAACGTAAACCGCTTTAATAAAGCTTTAAATTTCTATGAGAAAATTGGCTTTAAAATTATTGATGAAGTCAATATCGAAATCGGGAAAGGTTATCTCATGGAAGATTATGTGATGATTAAAAAACTCTAATTTGCTTTTTTGCCTGATTCAAGACCAATCTGACCCAATTCAAAAACCCCGGATTTCTTAGCAATAGTGCATTTACATTTGCTTCATAAAAATGTATTATTCACTAAAAAATCAAACTCATGAAGAATTTCCTTTACTTATTATTGTTCGTTTCTTCACTAAGTATTGCTCAATCAAAAGAGATAATTGAGGATCCTGCAGCTAATGGCTATTTTATTTTAAACAAAACATCTGTTCGATTTGAAAATAATTTCATCCTTAATAAATTTGTCTCGCCTAATCAAGGCAGAGGGATTTATAATAATTTATCACTTTTTACTAATTTATCGCATAATGAATTTTATTTTACGGTATTTGGAGAAAAAATAAACCTTAAGATAGCTGATTTTAAGGGAAATATTATAGGGAATATATACATTGATACTCTCAAAGCGAATAAAGATTTATATAGAATTGAAAATCTTGAAGTTCAGGTTTTAAAAAATAATAAAATCGTAAAAAATTGGACTTCAGTTCAACAATCAATAAGTTATAGCGAAGATATTGTTTTTGATAGGAAAACATATTTTGAAAAAGGCTACCTTCCTTACACAGATTCACTAGTTAACGGAGATAAACTGGTAATTTTATTTAGAAAAAAAGGACAGGACAGTTTTTTAAAACTGAACCTTGAGAAGAAAGAAAGTGCCAGAAAACCTTTTATTATAAATACAATTTCGGAAGATTTTAAAAAACCGAAAAGTTTTGAAAATTTTATTCAGGAATCTATTGATAAGTTACATAAAGACAGATTTTTAGATAAATCTAATTTTTATGATTCCTGGCCTGAAGATTATGCTCCAAGAATTTTAGGAAATACAAACAGACATTTTAAAAACGAAAAGTTTTGTTTAGTTTTTAGAAAGCCAAATGGTAAAAAAAGAACTTATGACAGCTTTGAATACCGTACCAGTATAAATTCAAAAACAGGTGAATGGATAAACTCGAATGGCATCATTTTCTTGGAATTGAAAGAATCTGGAGCCCAATATAAGCTTGAAGTTCGTTACAAAGACAATCCACAAGATGTTGCTGTCTATAAATTTGACACTGAACCCGATTGGTACCAAGCATTATGGTTTAAGATTGTTATTGGAATGCTTTCTCTCTTGATTTTTTCGGTCATTTATATTTTTTGGATCAGGAAAATAGAAGAAAGAAAACGATTGGAACAAAAAGCCAAAATAAAAATGCTGTATGCCCAACTTAATCCACATTTTGTATTCAATGCTTTAGGTTCTATTCAAGGTTTGCTTAACGATAATCAGATAGAAAAAGCAAATCAATATTTGGTAGGTTTTGGTTCACTGCTTAGAAATACGCTTACTTCTAGTGAAAAAGAAACACAGAGTCTTGAAATAGAAATAAAAAGCATCAACAATTATATTGAGTTAGAACAGTTGCGAAATCTTTTTTCGTATCGTTTAACAATCGATGAGGAAATCAATGTTCATGAAGTACAAACGCTTCCTCTTTTGATGCAGCCTTTAATAGAAAATGCCATAAAACATGGTATTTCAAATAAAGAAAACATCGAAATAACGCTCACTATTTCAAAAAAAGGAGATGATTTGATTTTTGAATTAGCCGATAACGGAAAAGGATTTGATACATTAGCGGAGCAGAAAGGTTTTGGTTTAAAACTAGTAAAAGATAGAATTACGTTATTTAATCAATCGTCTAAAAAAATGAAAATTGATATGAAGATCCAAAGTAATTTATCAGGAACACAAATTACTG
Protein-coding sequences here:
- a CDS encoding GNAT family N-acetyltransferase: MIAISEAAKNDIKTIQNIVYKTWPITYGEILSEEQLQYMLDLFYSEEALTAQFDKKEQLFYLITEEKSTLGFIGIEHNYQDENITKIHKIYILPETQGKGIGKFAIEAIEKFALENSSASVILNVNRFNKALNFYEKIGFKIIDEVNIEIGKGYLMEDYVMIKKL
- a CDS encoding GMP reductase — translated: MRIETDLKLGFKDVMIRPKRSTLKSRSEVSLERNFNFLHSTSAWTGIPIMAANMDTVGTFEMAAVLAKEKLFTAIHKHYSPQEWNDFLQKVSPDFYNYIAISTGTGKEDSVKIGAIIKTNPLLRFICIDVANGYSEHFVQFLKQTRKQYPDKVIIAGNVVTGEMVEELLLAGADIVKVGIGPGSVCTTRVKTGVGYPQLSAIIECADAAHGLGGHIISDGGCAIPGDVAKAFGAGSDFVMLGGMLAGHEESGGELIEISGQKFKQFYGMSSTTAMDKHVGGVAEYRASEGKTVQVPFKGQVINTVLDILGGLRSTCTYVGASRLKELTKRTTFIRVSEQENQVFTN
- a CDS encoding tRNA-(ms[2]io[6]A)-hydroxylase, giving the protein MGVLRLQLPTDPRWVNIVEKNIEEILTDHAWCEQKAATNAITIITNNSEHQDLVKDLLALAKEEIDHFEQVHNIIIKRGLKLGRERKDDYVNELYLYMKKSGDGSRVSGLVERLLFSAMIEARSCERFKVLSENIKDEELAVFYRELMESEAGHYTTFITYARKYGVGIDVEKRWREWLAYEESIIANYGKGETIHG
- a CDS encoding sensor histidine kinase, giving the protein MKNFLYLLLFVSSLSIAQSKEIIEDPAANGYFILNKTSVRFENNFILNKFVSPNQGRGIYNNLSLFTNLSHNEFYFTVFGEKINLKIADFKGNIIGNIYIDTLKANKDLYRIENLEVQVLKNNKIVKNWTSVQQSISYSEDIVFDRKTYFEKGYLPYTDSLVNGDKLVILFRKKGQDSFLKLNLEKKESARKPFIINTISEDFKKPKSFENFIQESIDKLHKDRFLDKSNFYDSWPEDYAPRILGNTNRHFKNEKFCLVFRKPNGKKRTYDSFEYRTSINSKTGEWINSNGIIFLELKESGAQYKLEVRYKDNPQDVAVYKFDTEPDWYQALWFKIVIGMLSLLIFSVIYIFWIRKIEERKRLEQKAKIKMLYAQLNPHFVFNALGSIQGLLNDNQIEKANQYLVGFGSLLRNTLTSSEKETQSLEIEIKSINNYIELEQLRNLFSYRLTIDEEINVHEVQTLPLLMQPLIENAIKHGISNKENIEITLTISKKGDDLIFELADNGKGFDTLAEQKGFGLKLVKDRITLFNQSSKKMKIDMKIQSNLSGTQITVYYKNWLKND